In Longimicrobiaceae bacterium, the DNA window GATGCGGGAGATGCGGGAGATGCGGGGCGGCCGGCGCTTCGGCGGACGCGCGGCATCGACGGTCTCGGCCGTGCTGGCGGTCACGATGATGGCCGCCTGCTCGCGCCCGGGCCGCCGCGACGCGGATGAGCGCGACGCCTCGCAGATCGCGATGGGGAGCCCGGAGCACGGCGCGGTGCTGATCCGCAAGTACGGCTGCGGGAGCTGCCACACCATTCCCGGCATCCCCGGGGCGAAGTCCACCGTGGGGCCGCCGCTGGCCGGCATCGCGGGCCGCTCGTACATCGCCGGCGTGCTGCCGAACAACCCCGACAACATGACCGCCTGGATCCACAACCCGCCCGCCGTGGATTCCAAGACCGCCATGCCGTACATGGGCATCTCCGCCGCCGAAGCCCGCGACATCGCCGCTTACATCTACACCCTCAAGTAGCCGCCGCCAGCGCGGGCATGGACATCATA includes these proteins:
- a CDS encoding c-type cytochrome; translation: MREMREMRGGRRFGGRAASTVSAVLAVTMMAACSRPGRRDADERDASQIAMGSPEHGAVLIRKYGCGSCHTIPGIPGAKSTVGPPLAGIAGRSYIAGVLPNNPDNMTAWIHNPPAVDSKTAMPYMGISAAEARDIAAYIYTLK